The following proteins are encoded in a genomic region of Phragmites australis chromosome 9, lpPhrAust1.1, whole genome shotgun sequence:
- the LOC133929792 gene encoding protein NRT1/ PTR FAMILY 3.1-like, producing the protein MAAATPADEDGSPRKTKQGGFKTMPFILANEICDRFATAGFNANMITYLTQQLHLPLVEASNLLTNFNGTAAFTPVLGAIIADSFAGRFWTIAGGGVLYQIGMLGLVVSALAPTLRPAPCAATSPPPCQRATGGQLAMLYLSLLFTALGSGGIRPCVVAFGADQFALRGRRPGGEQKWSYFNLYFFSMGLAVLLALTVVVYIQENVGWGWGFGIPAIGMFVSVLSFVVGYPLYVKVKPEGSPFKRLLQVVVAAFKKRKEAVPEDAVLLYQNKELDAPIAVDGRLLHTDQLRFLDRAAVLMTGDVADSGEPNLWRLSTVHRVEELKSIVRMLPMWAASITLIAAASHNFTFAIQQARTMDRHLTPRFQIPPASMIIFTTLTMLVSLALYDRVFVPVARRYTGRRSGITYFQRMGAGFAVSVLGVLASALVEAKRRYVAAEHGLLDSPSVVVPISVFWLVPQYALHGMSDALSTVGHMEFLYDQSPESMRSSAAALFWVAGSLGNYLGTVLVTVVQSASKGAWLQDNINRGRLDYYYWLVTFLLVLNLVYYIVCFHFYALKTFEVDAGDEAQRPHDGGERQAELSACIK; encoded by the exons ATGGCGGCTGCAACACCGGCCGATGAGGACGGATCGCCGAGGAAGACGAAGCAGGGCGGTTTCAAGACAATGCCGTTCATACTGG CAAATGAGATCTGCGACCGTTTCGCCACGGCCGGCTTCAACGCCAACATGATCACGTACCTGACGCAGCAGCTTCACCTGCCGCTggtggaggcctccaacctgcTCACCAACTTCAACGGCACGGCAGCCTTCACCCCGGTCCTGGGCGCCATCATCGCCGACTCCTTCGCCGGCCGCTTCTGGACCATCGCCGGGGGCGGCGTGCTGTACCAGATCGGCATGCTGGGCCTCGTCGTGTCCGCGCTCGCACCCACCCTCCGCCCCGCGCCGTGCGCCGCCACTTCGCCCCCGCCGTGCCAGCGCGCGACTGGGGGGCAGCTCGCCATGCTGTACCTTTCGCTGCTCTTCACCGCGCTCGGGTCCGGCGGCATCCGGCCGTGCGTGGTGGCCTTCGGCGCCGACCAGTTTGCCCTGCGCGGGAGGCGCCCCGGCGGCGAGCAGAAGTGGAGCTACTTCAACCTCTACTTCTTCAGCATGGGGCTCGCCGTGCTGCTCGCGCTCACCGTGGTGGTGTACATCCAGGAGAACGTGGGGTGGGGCTGGGGGTTCGGGATCCCGGCCATCGGCATGTTCGTGTCCGTGCTATCGTTCGTGGTCGGGTACCCACTCTACGTAAAGGTGAAGCCCGAGGGGAGCCCCTTCAAGAGGCTGCTGCAGGTCGTCGTCGCGGCGttcaagaagaggaaggaggctGTGCCGGAGGACGCCGTCTTGCTGTACCAGAACAAGGAGCTGGACGCCCCCATCGCCGTCGACGGGAGGCTGCTGCACACCGATCAGCTTAG GTTCTTGGACCGAGCGGCTGTGCTGATGACGGGCGACGTCGCCGACTCCGGCGAGCCGAACCTGTGGCGGCTTTCGACGGTGCACCGCGTGGAGGAGCTTAAGTCCATCGTGCGCATGCTACCCATGTGGGCGGCCAGCATCACGCTAATCGCGGCCGCGTCGCACAACTTCACCTTCGCCATTCAGCAGGCGCGCACCATGGACCGCCACCTCACCCCGCGCTTCCAGATCCCGCCGGCCAGCATGATCATCTTCACCACGCTCACCATGCTCGTCAGCCTCGCGCTCTACGACCGCGTCTTCGTCCCCGTCGCGCGCCGCTACACGGGGCGGCGGTCGGGCATCACCTACTTCCAGCGCATGGGCGCCGGCTTTGCGGTCTCCGTCCTCGGCGTCCTGGCCAGCGCGCTCGTCGAGGCCAAGCGGCGCTACGTGGCGGCAGAGCACGGCCTGCTGGACAGCCCCAGCGTCGTCGTGCCCATCAGCGTGTTCTGGCTGGTGCCGCAGTACGCCCTCCACGGCATGAGCGACGCGCTCTCGACGGTGGGGCACATGGAGTTCCTGTACGACCAGTCGCCGGAGAGCATGCgcagctcggcggcggcgctgtTCTGGGTTGCCGGCTCCCTCGGGAACTACCTGGGCACGGTGCTCGTCACGGTGGTGCAGAGCGCCAGCAAAGGGGCGTGGCTCCAGGACAACATCAACAGGGGAAGGCTTGACTACTACTACTGGCTCGTCACTTTCCTCTTGGTGCTCAACCTCGTCTACTACATCGTCTGCTTCCATTTTTACGCCTTGAAAACGTTCGAGGTGGACGCGGGAGATGAGGCGCAACGGCCGCATGACGGTGGAGAACGGCAGGCCGAGCTCTCCGCTTGTATCAAATGA